The sequence CCAAGGTTGGGGTCGCGAGTTCGAGTCTCGTTTCCCGCTCCATAGCAACTTCCCTGCCCCCCACCCTAAAAGGTGGGGGGTTTCGTTTGGTGTCTGGCCCCAAAACCCTTGCCTGCCGCACCTCTCATTTCCCCCTCTCCCCCTGGGAAAGGGGTTTTGTCCACCAGTCTCGATGATGTCCCATGGGCCCCTCAAAGGGCCGCTCTCGGTAGTTGAGCCAATCGAACAAGGGGTGGTTTTTCTCAAGGTTCAGGAATCACTTAGAATCGGCTGGCATGCACGGTCTCGAGGCCACCTACCAGATCCAGTCCAGCCCCGACCAGATTGAGGCCAGGGCCGAAGCCCTGGCTATTGAGCAGAGCATCGAGATGCCCCCCTCTGCCGTGCGCCAGCCCGAGGTTCTGCGCGAGGTGCTGGCCCGGGTAGCATCCATCCAGGAAACCGAAGAGGGCTACTACCGGGTGGTTTTGCGCTTTGCCAGCCAGACCACAGCTTTTGAAACCGCGGGCTTGCTCAACGTGTTGTTTGGCAACTGTGCCTTGCAAGAGGACGTGCAACTGGTAGACCTCGCGCTGCCCTCAGAGTTACTGGCGGCATTTGACGGGCCTCAATTTGGAATCGAGGGGCTTCGACACCTTGCCCAGGTACATGACCGGCCCCTCACCTGCACCGCCCTCAAGCCCCAGGGCCTCTCCCCTACCCAACTGGCCGAACTGGCCCATACCTTTGCGCTGGGGGGAATAGATATCGTCAAGGACGACCACGGCCTCACCAACCAGCCCTACGCGCCCTTTGCCGAGCGGGTTCCCATTATCCAGAAGGCCATTAGAGAGGCCAATGCACAAACCGGAGGCCACACCCTGTATGCCCCCATGCTGACGGGTAGCCCCAAAACCCTGCTCGAGCGCCTGCAAATTGCCAAACAAGCGGGGGTTCGGGTGGTGCTGGTAGCCCCGATGCTAACGGGGCTTCCGGCCTTTGCCGAGTTAGTGAAAGACCTGGAAATGGCCGTACTGGCCCACCCTGCCTTCGCAGGCCATCGGATAGCCCCACCCCTGATGCTAGGCAAGCTGTTCCGGCTGCTGGGGGCCGATGCCACCATTTTTCCCAATTATGGTGGGCGATTTGCCTACAGCACCGAGACCTGCATGAACCTGGCCCAGGCTGCCCGGGCTCCCTGGGGACACCTCCGCCCCACCCTGCCGGTTCCGGCTGGGGGCATGACGGTGGAACGGGTCGAGGAGATGGTGAGCTTTTATGGGCCTGATTCCATGTTGCTGATCGGGGGCAACCTGCTGGCGGCAGGAGACAGGTTGCTGGAACGTACCCAGGCTTTCGTACAGAAAGTGGCGGCCAGCGTGGGCAAAATATAGCGGTAAAATGGGGCTATGGCGGCCACTCGAGCCAAAACCAAGCGGGCTGCCCAGGGCTTCACCTGGGAAGATGTGGAAGTGCTGGCTTATAAAATGGGGGAAAAGGCACCGTTCAAGAACGTAACCCGCCAGGTGCTGTTCGACGACCCCCACCTGGCCGCCCAATGGCGCTACTTTGAGGTAGCGCCGGGGGGACATACCACCCTCGAGCGCCACCAGCACGTACACGCGGTCATGGTTATCCGCGGGCGGGGGGCCTGTCTGGTGGGGGACGAGGTGCATCCGATTGGTCTGCACGACCTGATTACCGTGCCCCCCCTGGCCTGGCATCAGTTCCGCGCTGCTGAAGATGAGCCCCTGGGCTTCTTGTGCCTGGTCAATGCCGAGCGTGACCGGCCCGAGCTGCCAGGCCCCCAGGATCTGCAAGCTTTACGTGAGAACCCCCAGATAGCCGCTTTTATTCGGGTATGATACCAACTTCAGGTGTATAACAAACTTTCAACGATACATAAGGTGGGGGTGGCTTGTAGGAGGTAGGTAGCGGTTCTTCAACTTCTGTCCCCTACCTCACCGCTCCCACAGCATGCAAAGGGTTCAAACAAAGGTGGCATAGATGAACCTGTCCAAGTGGTGCAAGGCTCAAAAAAAGCTTGTGATAAGGTGATGGCATGTCGAAACAAGGAGTAGTTGAAGAAACCAGAGGGGCTGAGAACCCCGATGCCCACCTCGAGCAGATTCGCTCGATTCTATTTGGACAGCAGATGCAGGCGTTCGAGCGCAAACTCCAGGGCCTGGAGCAGCGCGTTCAGGAGAATGCGGAACAGATGAACCAGAGCCTGCTCGAGCGAATTGCAGCCCTGGAAAGTCGGATGGTTGGGCTCCTGGAGCAAGAAGCGCAGGAACGAGAAATTGCCGATCGGTCACTCCAGGAGAACCTCGACACCGCCGTGAGCAACCTGGAAGGCGAGCTGGCCTCGCAGATGAAAGAGTTGCGGGCCGACCTGAAGGATCAGGGCAAAGAGCTGAGCAAGAAGCTCGACCAACTAGCCACCAGCCTCCAGGCCGCTATAGATGAGCTGCGTCTGAGCAAAACCGACCGCTCCACCCTGGCCCAACTGCTGGAGGGCCTGGCCGAAAAGCTGCGGAAGGCGTAATGCAGCGGGCCTGGAGAGGTAGCCGGTTACCCCCCTCTCCCCTGCCCCACCCTGGTCATGGCACACCCCACTCCCCCCACCCAAGGCGACCTCGAGGCGCTGCGGCGCTTGTTGCTCGAGCCTGAGCAGCAAGCCCTGGAGGAGTTGAAAGACCCCAGGCTCTGGGAAGAGCAGGTCTCTAAAGTGCTCCCCGAAGCCCTGGTTCGGCGGGCCCACACGGATAAATCGATACAGTACGCCCTGAACCCGATTCTGGAAGAAACCTTTGTGCGGCTGGTGCGGCGCAACCCCAAGCTGCTGGTGGAAATTTTGTTTCCGGTCTTGCTGCCAGCCATTCGCCGGGCGGTAGCCAGCCTCTTTGCCTCGCTGACCCAGAGCCTCAACCAGACCCTCGACCAGGTCTTCAGCCTCCAGGGCCTCCGCTGGCGGCTCGAGGCCCTCTCTACCGGCAAGACCTTTGCCGAGGTGGTGCTCTCGCACACTCTTCTGTACCGGGTGGAGCAGGTGCTGCTCATCCAGCGGGACAGCGGGCTGTTGCTGGCCCATCAGGTGGCCGAAGGGGTCAATGTCCAGGACGGTGCCCTGGTCTCGGGCATGCTCACGGCCATCGGCGATTTTGTGCGGGATTCTTTCGATCCACAGGCGGGGCTCAACACGGTGAATTTTGGTGAGCGGGTTCTGGTGGTCGAGCAGAGCGCCCAGGCCGTCCTGGCGGCGGTAGTTCGCGGTACTCCGCCCCCGGAGCTACAGGAGCGCTTACAGGACGCCCTTTCGGAAATTCATACTCGCTTCGCCGAGGAATTGCGTCGTTATTCGGGCGACAACCAAGTTTTTGCCGATGTGCGGCCCATACTGGAAACCTTGCTGGAAACCCAGTACAAGCGCCCCGAGCGCCGTCGCCCCTACGCAGTCTGGCTGGCCTCAGCCGTGTTGCTGGCCGGTCTGGCCTGGTGGGGCTGGAACAGCTTCCAGGCCCAACGTGCCTGGGAGGCTTACCTGAAGCGCCTTTCCCAAACCCCCGGCATCGTGGTCACTGAAGCCCCTCGCCGCTACGAAGTGCGCGGTCTGCGCGACCCCCTGGCTGCCGACCCCCTGACCCTGCTCAAGGGCCTTCCCCTTCACCCCAAGCAGCTCCGGGCTACCTGGCAACCCTACCAGTCCCTCGAGCCCGAGATGGTACTGAGGCGCATCCAGCAGCGCCTGGACACCCCCGGCACGGTGCGGCTGGCCTGGCGCGATGGGGCTCTGGTGGTCTCGGGCCGCAGCACCGCGGCCTGGCTCAGCCGTCTGCGCAACCTGGCCCCTTTGCTGGGGGTGGAGCAACTCGATACCAGCCAGCTTGTGCTCGAGCCACTCCGCAAATGATACGGGCAATCCTCCATCAGGCCGCCCCTTGCGCTCACTGCGCCTTCGACCGTAGACTGCACTCACCATTGTGAAGCCTCTATTCAAATGCATTTGCTGTTCAGCTTCAATCCAAAAAGGGCAGGGGGCAACTGGTGATTCAGAAAAAAATCTGCATGCTGGGCGCATTCGCCGTGGGGAAAACCAGCCTGGTCGCACGGTATGTGCACGGTATTTTTTCAGAAAAGTATCAGACCACAGTGGGGGTCAAAATTGACAAGAAAGTGGTCGCGGTGGATCACCAAGAAGTCAGCCTGGTGCTGTGGGATCTCTACGGGGAAGACCAGTTCCAGCGGGTGCAATCGTTTTACTTGCGCGGCAGTTCAGGCTACTTGCTGGTCGCCGATGGCACCCGCCCCGAGACCCTCGAGGTTGTTCAGGGCATTCAGCAGCGCGCCCAGGAGGTACTGGGGGCAGTCCCCTTCATCCTGATGCTCAACAAACACGACCTGCCCTGGGCAGTGAGTGAAGCCCAGCTAGACAGTCTTCGAGCCAGGGGCTGGGATCTCCGCTACACCAGCGCCAAAACGGGGGAGGGGGTTGAGGAGAGCTTCGAGGCGCTTGCCAGGAAAATGCTGGAGCAATCTTAGAGCGCTCTTCAGAAATATCGGGCCATCCGGGGCTGAGAATCCTTTGTCCTGGACAGTACAGTAGCCGCCAGGATGCTCGGCCACGTCCATGAAGGGCGCGATATGTCTCAAGGCTGACGGTTCAACAACCAGTACGCCACCACAATCACCAAAAGCCAAAGCCACCAGCGGTTGCCAAAACTGCCCAGTAAGGGGCGGCGTTCGGGTAAAGGCAACGGGGCCGCAGCGCCAGGCACCACGGAGCGAGGCGGGCGGGTCGCAGGGCGCATCTGCAAGCGCTGGCCGCGCTTGATGTGGTACACCGATTTGTCAATCTGGCCCTTTTTGCGGTAGGCCGCGCCCAGGTTGTGATGCGCCAGGGGATACTCGGGGTTGAGTTTCAGCACCTCTTCGTACATTCGAATGGCTTCGTCGGTCTGGCCGGCCTCGAGGGTCAGGTTGGCCAGGTTGGTCTTGACCCGGTAATGGCCGGGGTCGGCCAGCAGGGCCGTATCAAAAGCCTTTCGGGCCTCTTCCCGATTACCGCTGCGAATACGCACCAGGCCCAGCGCAGCCCAGGCCTCGGCGCCCAGGTGGGGGTGGTCGAGGTAGGCGGCAATTTTGCTTTCATCTTCCTGGTCAAAAGCTTCAATGGCCGCCTTGGCCTGAGGCACATCCAGGTAGCCTGCAATCAGGTCGCCATCCTGTTCCAGGAGCTTCTGAGCCTTGCCGTACTCTTTCAGCCGCAGCCAGTCGCGCAGTTCCAGCAACACCGCCAGCCCATCGGCATCCCCCTCTTCCCCAGCCAGGATGCGGCTTCGGGCTTCCTCGTACCGCCCCGAACGGATAACCTGCTCTAGTTCTTCCATCGTCCCGATCCAACAGCCTATTGTACCCAGGCAGGTGAGAAAAGAGCCTGCTACCGGAAGGCGCTCCAGACAAATAATCCAGGCCGCTCAAGGTAGGCGACTCGAGGGTGCGTTCGGAACAGCGACCCGGCTTGACTCGAGGAGTTCCGGCACGGTCACAAACCGATACCCCTGGGCTTGCAAGGCTGGCAGAATGGTGTGCAAGGCTTCCACCGTTTTGCTGCGATCCCCCCCACCATCGTGCAGCAAAACAATGCTGCCGGGCTGAACCCCCTGAAGCACGTTATCCGCAATAGAAAGCGCCTCGAGCGGCTCCGTGTCCTTGCTCAAGACCGACCACTGCACCACCGTATATCCCTGCTGCAAGGCATAATCGGCCAGACCATTGTGCAGGCGGCCCCCAGGAGGCCGGAATAAGGTGGTAGAAAGGCCCGTGGTGTGCCTGATAAGTGCTGCGGTACGCTCAATTTCCTCTCCGGCTTCCTCCGGGGTCATGGGGGTGTTGCGGTGGCTCCAGGTATGGTTGCCAATGGCATGGCCTTCCGCCACCACCTGCTGGGCAATCTCGGGCCGCTTTTGCAGGTGCAACCCCACCCAGAAAAAGGTAGCCTTCGCGCCATACTGTCGCAACACCTCCAACACCGCCGGGGTGTCGGGCCAGGGGCCATCGTCGAAGGTCAGGGCCACCAGTTTTTCCTCCCCCACCGGCACGATGCGGCGTACGACCCCGGTATGAGATGAGTAAGGCTGGGGGGGTTTCTTTTCCGTTAAGGGCTGGGGTTGGGGGTTGGGGGTGGGCCTCGAGATGGGTGCCGAGGGCCGCACTGGCTGCTCCAGGGCTTCAGGAGGCGGATCCTGGCTGGGCTGGGTAATCAGCACCGTTTCCTCAAGCGCCCTGCCTGAAGGCTTTTGAAGCGGTGGAGACGGGTTGGGCTTCGGCTCCACCCCAGACATTGGCTGGGCTGTAGCAGCCGGGGTAGCGGCAACGGCAGGGCTCTGGGCTGGCCTGGTAGCAGCCCCAGGTGCTGGCTGGGGCGCTTGAATCGCCCCACTCAAGTAACCCACCTGCACCACCAGTACGGCTGCCAGAAGCAGGGCCAGCCACGGTTTGTAGGAGGGCTGGGGCTTGGTTTTGCGTTTTCGGGCCACCTCTAGCTATTATTGCACCTAGTTTCTATTAAGTTGCGCCTGTATAAGGTTTAGAGATGAATCCAGGCCACGCTAGAAAATCATGCTCCGGGCGCAATACCCGAATGATTTTCGATCATGCCATTATCCAAAACATGGGCGGGAGGTACTTAGAACGGTGCTGTTGTTATTTTCTCGCCATTGCTGCCGCTGCAGTAGTTTCACAGTTCGCCGCTCATGGTGTTTCGGCCATCGGCTATGGGCTATCGGCTATAAGCTTCATGTAACACAGTGCGCGTTCTTTGCGTTAATCCAGCCCCAACGCAGGTACCTTTGACACCAAAGCCCATTGGTAAGATACATACGCTATGGCAGACAACACGCGGGCTTGGATGGAAGAGCTGCTGGCCGAAATGGAAGAGCGACGCAAACAAATCGAAGCGGGCGGCGGGCCAGAACGAATCAAAAAACAACACGAGGCAGGCAAAATGACCGCCCGTGAGCGCATTCAGTATTTGCTCGACGAGGGCACCTTCGTCGAGCTGCAACCCTTTGCTGAGCACCCCGAGAGCGAGCTGATGCGCGGCGTACAAGCACCTGCCGATGGGGTCATTACGGGCTACGGCAAGGTAGGCGGACGCACGGTATTCGTCTTTAGTCAGGATTTTACCGTGCTGGGCGGGAGCCTGGGCAAGACCCACGGACAGAAAATTGCCCACGTTATGGATATGGCCGCCAAGGTGGGCGCTCCGGTAATTGGCCTCAACGACTCGGCGGGGGCCCGCATCCAGGAGGGCGTGGACAGCCTTTCGGGCTATGGCGAAGTGTTTTACCGCAACGCTATTTACTCGGGCGTGGTGCCGCAAATCTCGGCCATTCTGGGCCCTTGTGCAGGCGGGGCCGTATACAGCCCGGCCATCACCGACTTTGTGCTGATGAGCAAGGGCAACAGCTACATGTTCATTACCGGGCCGGAAGTGATTAAGAGCGTGACCCGCGAGGAGGTCACCTTCGAGCAACTGGGGGGTTCGGAGGTGCACACCGCCAAGTCGGGGGTGGCCCACCTCGAGTGCGAAGGCGATCAGGGCGTGCTGGACACCATCAAAAAACTGCTGGTTTATCTTCCTCAAAACGCTAAAGAAAAGCCCCCTCTAAAGGCCAACGGCGACCCCAAAAACCGCAAAACCCCCGAGCTGCTCAACCTCGTACACCCCGACCCGCGCCGCCCCTACAACATGCACCAGATTATCCAGACCATCGTGGACGAAGGCGAGTTTCTGGAACTCCACCCCAACTTTGCCAAAAACATCATTGTGGGCTTTGCCCACCTGGGCGGCCAGAGCATCGGGATTGTGGCCAACAACCCGCGCTACATGGCCGGGGCGCTGGACATCAACGCCTCAGACAAGGCCGCCCGCTTCATTCGCACCTGCGACAGCTTCAACATTCCCATTCTGACCCTGGTGGACGTAACCGGCTTCCTGCCCGGCGTGGCGCAGGAACACCAGGGCATCATCCGCCACGGGGCCAAGATGCTCTACGCCTATGCCGAGGCCACCGTGCCCAAGATTACCCTGATTACCCGCAAGAGCTATGGCGGGGCCTACCTCGCCATGAACTCCCGCGATATGGGCGCGGATGTGGTGCTGGCCTGGCCCACCGGGGCAGTGGCGGTGATGGGCGCCGAAGGGGCTGCCAACATCATCTACCGCAAGGAAATTCAGTCCTCACCCGACCCTGCTGCAACCCGACAAGCCAAAATTGCCGAATACAAAAAAGCCTTCGACAACCCTTATGTGGCGGCTGGGCGGGGCTATATTGACGATGTAATTGACCCGACCGAGACCCGTCGGCTTTTGATCCAGCACCTCGAGATGCTCTCCACCAAGCAAGAAGAACGGCCCTACAAGAAGCACGGGAATATCCCGCTCTAGCAGCAACCGCCAGAAACGATGCTGGAGATGTCGAAGATCACACACAAGTTGCAGGCCAAGCGGACAGCTTTTACCTCGAGCGCTGTACACGCCCCTGGGGTCGGCTGGAGAGCACCTGGTCGAAGCTGCTACGGGCGCGGGTTTTCATGGTTTCAATGGCACTCCAGTTGGGCTGGCGTTGCGTAAGCACCGCCGAGGCCAGCAGGTCGGGGTCGCCGGGCAGATCCACATACACCGCGCCGGCGTCGCGGCAGAAACCCGCCACCTTGGGGTCGTAGGCGATGCCGGCAAAGGGGGTTCCGGCAGCGGCTGCCAGAATGGCCCCGTGCAGGCGCACCGAGATCACGTAGCCCGCCTGGGCCAGCAGGTAGCTCACCCGGCGCGGATCCCAGGCCAGCTCGCGGGTGAAGCTGCCGAACTTTTCCAGTACCGGTTCGTCGAAGCCCGGTTGCAGGGCCAAAATGACCACCTCGTAGCCCTCTACCCGCAGCCGGTCGGCCAGCTTGTGCAGGTTGGCGGTGGCCTCCTCGGTGCCGTATTTGGGCACCAGCACCACCATATTGGGCTCGCGCTCTACCGGCGGGGGGGGCAGGAGCAAGGCCGGGTCGGCCCCCAGGTGAACCTCGAGCCCCAGCTTGCGCCCGTACTCGAGCGAGCCTTCATCGCGGAAGAAGCACGGCACACCCCGCAGGGCCCGCCTTACCCGCTGCTCACCCCGCTTGCTGAGGGGCCCCAGTGACTGGTTGAACACATACACCGGCTTGCCCCGACGGCGGGCCAGGCCCAGAATGGTCAGGTAGTACCACAGGCTCAGGCTCGAAGTCTTGTCTTGCAACAGACCGCCCCCGCCCGATAAGAGCAGATCCAGGGTGCCCAGCGCCTTCCAGACTTCCAGCGGCTGGGTGCGCTTGACGGCCTCAACCCCGTAGCGCTGGGCGGTTTCGCCGGGGTTGTGGGAAAACACCACGGCCTCGTGGCCACGGGCCTTGATTTCATGCACAATGGCCTCGAGGATGGCCTCGTCGCCCGCATTCTGAAAGCCGTAATACCCGCTGACCCCCACGCGCATGAATACCCCTCCAGGTTTGTTATATCTTGGCACGCCCCGGGATTAAATGCTTCTATCTGAGCCACCATTCGCGCAGACGCCGCACCACCCAGACCCCCACCAGTCCCACCAGGAGGCCAATGATGAGACCGTTGAGCACCCGGAAAAAGGAGATGCTGAGGGGGGTGTGGTAGTGCGAAAAGGTGTTGAGGATGGAGCCCATTCCCACCGCCACCAGCACCAGCAGCACGTTTTTGAGCCAGGTTGGCCAGGGCAGCAGCAGCGCCACCGGGGCCAGGGCGTGGGCGAAAATCTCCTTAAAGCGGGGCCGCACCATCACGTCCTGCAAAAAGGCCCGAAGCTGCAACTCCCACTCCGGCACAATGGAGGGCGCCGCATCGTTGCCCCGGCGCAGCACTGCGAGCCCCACCACCGCCAACCCCAAGAGCGCCACCGCCACCTCACCGAGCTTCAGGGGATGGTTGTACAGCGCGTTGAGGGCGGGCCTGTAAGCGGCGGGCAAGAACGAGAGCGCCACCAAGAGGGGCGGCACCACCAGGGTCAGCGAGACCCCTCGGAAAGGCTCGAGGCCCAGCACGCTCTGGGGGGTGCTGCCCAGGGCCGCCAGAAACACCACCCCGGCCAGCGAATAGAGCACCGCCGCCAACCACAAGCGCAAACCCGGCAGGTGGCGCTCGAGGAAGCCCAGTGCAGGGAAGACCATTGCGGCCAGCAGGGGCCCGGCATCTCCTCGGGCTACCCCCAGGGCCAACAGGGTAAGCAGTACCGCTACCGGAATGCCCCAGGGCTGCGGCAGCCCCAGGGCCAGCAAGCCCAGCCCCGCCAGAATGCCCACCAGGGCCACAAAGCGGAGCGGCGACGGGCTAAAGTCGCGGGCCGTGGGTGTGCCGATGGGTATGCGCGAACGTTCCAAATCGCGGCGCAGGATGGTCAGAAAAGCCTCGGTGTCGCCCGGTTGCTTGTAGGGCCGCAGGTAGAGCAACTGGTGTCCGCGCTCGCGGGCGGCCAGCACAAACTTGTCGGCGGTTTCGGCGGGGGTCAGCTTGTCCTGCCACTCTGGCCGGATGCTAAAGAGCCGTTTGACCGGCAGCGTGCGGCTGAGCTGGGCAAAGCCCCGCTGGGGGGTGCCCTCGATCCAGGCGATGGGCTTGCCTTGCAGGCCCGAGGCCACGACCTCGAGGTTGTCTTTGTAGCCCAGCACATCCAGCCCTGCAAAAACCACCGCATCGGCCTCCGGGGGAATCAGCTCCACGTCGTATCTGCGGTAGGGATGGTCGAAGGGCCGGGCCACCAGGTAAAAGCCCTGGGCCTTGAGTTCGCGGGCCAGGGCTAGGTCGTAACCTGCCGGGAAAAAGTCCACGTTGACCGGGGTGGCCAGCCAGGTCTGGGTGCCAATCAACACCCGCTCGGTGGGGATGTTCCACCGCACCACGAGGGAATCCAGCAGACTCGCCGGGCCGGTCAGATAAAACCACCCGGGCCTGATCTGGGCGTTGGGGTAGACCAGTTGCAGGCTGTTGGCCGGATGGTAGGCCAGAAGCCCCCGGCTCACCCAGTTCCGCACCGTCTGTTCATATAGCGCAACCCCCTGCACCCCCAGGGCTCGGTAAGCCTGCATCACCTGTAAGAAGGTTTGGCCGGTGAAGCGGGCCTGGTCGGCCACCTCCTCGCCGTCCATAATGAGCACCACCGGTCCCGGGCGTTCGGCCTGCATCCGCGGCAGCAAGGCCGGCAAGCTCAGCACTGCCGCCACCATGACCCCTATTCGCAACAGGTTGCGTAGATTCAAAGCCAACCCCCATGACCTGATTTTTCTGCAGGAACCAGGCTCCGTACCCTGGCGGTCAGCATGGCCAGGGCCTCTTCGTTGTGACCGCCGTGGGGAATAATAACGTCGGCATAGCGCTTGGAGGGCTCGACAAACGAAAGGTGCATGGGGCGCACCTGCTCCAGGTACTGCTGAATAACGCTTTCCACTGTGCGGCCCCGCTCGAGAATATCGCGCTGCAAGCGTCGGATAAAGCGCACATCGGCATCGGTGTCCACAAAAACCTTGAGGTTCATCTCGGCCCGCAAGGCCGCATCTACCAGCAGCATGATGCCCTCGAGGACCACCACCGGCGCAGGCTTCACCTCTATGGTCTCGGGGGCCCGGGTGTACTCCTTAAAAGAGTACACCGGAATCGAGACCGGCTGGCCTGCCACAATCTGCCGAATATGGCTCAGGTAAAGCTCGAGGTCAAAGGCGTCAGGGTGGTCGTAGCTCTGCTTCACCCGCTCTTCAAAGGGCAGGTGCCGATTGTCCTTGTAGTAGTTATCCATCGGCAGTAAGGCCACATGCTCTGACCCCACCGCATTAATCACCGCCTCGGTTACGGTGGTTTTGCCGCTGCCGGTGCCCCCCGCAATACCAATCACAAAAGCCCGACTCACAAAGCCAATCATACGCTGCGGGGTTTGGCCTGGGTAGGCTTTCCCTCTGCAAAGGCCTCACCAATGCAGCCTGAAGCGGAAAGCAGGCCCGATGTTTGCACCGAACTGTTGCGGCTGTGATGCCGCAAACTCGGCACTATGAAATAATTTTGAAAAATTTGCCAGAAGCGCCCCCCAGGACTATGGGCCTCATCGGGTCTGTTAGAGTATGGGGCGAAGATGATCGTCTTGACCGGGGAAGTCTTGATTGACCTGATTGGACACAACCTGAATTCCCGCTCTAATCTGGCCTATACCGGCGTTCTGGGAGGTTCAGCCCTGAATACCGCCTCGATCCTGGCTCGAGTGGGTGCACCCACGCGCTTTGTGAGCGAAGTTGGGCAGGATTTTCTGGGGGATTGGGCCATTGCCCACATTGCCGAGCGCAAAATAGAAACCCGTTTTATCCAGCAGCTTCCGGGCGTACCCACCCCCCTGAGCGTGGCCGAGGTAGACCCAGAAGGCAACGCCCGATTCAGCTTTTATCGGGCTTTTGGCAATACCCAGTTCAGCCCCGATAGTGCAGCCATGGCCCGCGCCAAGTGGTTTCACTTTGGCTCCCTCTCGGCTTTCGACCCCCGCAACAGCCCCGGTATCGAAAGCCTGCTGGAGATTGCCCTTGAATACGATGTGCTGGTGAGCTTCGATCCCAACCTACACGCCCGGCCCAATGAAGCCTACTGGGAACAGCTTCGGCGCTACATGCCCTATGTTTCGGTGTTCAAAGCCAGCCTGGACGATGCGCGTCTTTTGTTCCCCGCTGCTGCAAGCGACCCCAAAATTCTGCTCGAGCACCTGGTCGAGCTGGGGGCTCCGGTCACGGTCTTGACCCTGGGCGCCGCAGGTTCGATGGCTGCCTTCCGCACTCGCATGATGCAGGTTCCGGGGGTCAGGGTTCACGTGGTGGATACCATCGGTGCTGGCGATGCTTTCACGGCAGGCCTGATTTACGGCATGTTGAAGCAGGAAATTGGCTCGAGGATGGAATTGCTCTCCTGGGACGGCACCCAGCTTCCGGTAATTCTGGCCTCTTCGAACCACCTCGCCGCCATTACCTGTACGGTGGAGGGCGCCAGTCCGCCCGAGCAGCTCTTGCAAGCCTGGTGGGAGCGTTATGGCTAAAGCCACCGGGGAGATACATTACCGGAGTCGCACCTCGTGTTAGCCGAAAGCCTAACAGCAGCTCATGTGATAGGGAGTTTCCATGAGCCCTTTTGGTCAGGTCATTGCAAGGAGGCCCTTAGGCCAACAGAGC comes from Meiothermus sp. CFH 77666 and encodes:
- a CDS encoding DUF5693 family protein translates to MVAAVLSLPALLPRMQAERPGPVVLIMDGEEVADQARFTGQTFLQVMQAYRALGVQGVALYEQTVRNWVSRGLLAYHPANSLQLVYPNAQIRPGWFYLTGPASLLDSLVVRWNIPTERVLIGTQTWLATPVNVDFFPAGYDLALARELKAQGFYLVARPFDHPYRRYDVELIPPEADAVVFAGLDVLGYKDNLEVVASGLQGKPIAWIEGTPQRGFAQLSRTLPVKRLFSIRPEWQDKLTPAETADKFVLAARERGHQLLYLRPYKQPGDTEAFLTILRRDLERSRIPIGTPTARDFSPSPLRFVALVGILAGLGLLALGLPQPWGIPVAVLLTLLALGVARGDAGPLLAAMVFPALGFLERHLPGLRLWLAAVLYSLAGVVFLAALGSTPQSVLGLEPFRGVSLTLVVPPLLVALSFLPAAYRPALNALYNHPLKLGEVAVALLGLAVVGLAVLRRGNDAAPSIVPEWELQLRAFLQDVMVRPRFKEIFAHALAPVALLLPWPTWLKNVLLVLVAVGMGSILNTFSHYHTPLSISFFRVLNGLIIGLLVGLVGVWVVRRLREWWLR
- the udk gene encoding uridine kinase, whose translation is MIGFVSRAFVIGIAGGTGSGKTTVTEAVINAVGSEHVALLPMDNYYKDNRHLPFEERVKQSYDHPDAFDLELYLSHIRQIVAGQPVSIPVYSFKEYTRAPETIEVKPAPVVVLEGIMLLVDAALRAEMNLKVFVDTDADVRFIRRLQRDILERGRTVESVIQQYLEQVRPMHLSFVEPSKRYADVIIPHGGHNEEALAMLTARVRSLVPAEKSGHGGWL
- a CDS encoding carbohydrate kinase, whose translation is MIVLTGEVLIDLIGHNLNSRSNLAYTGVLGGSALNTASILARVGAPTRFVSEVGQDFLGDWAIAHIAERKIETRFIQQLPGVPTPLSVAEVDPEGNARFSFYRAFGNTQFSPDSAAMARAKWFHFGSLSAFDPRNSPGIESLLEIALEYDVLVSFDPNLHARPNEAYWEQLRRYMPYVSVFKASLDDARLLFPAAASDPKILLEHLVELGAPVTVLTLGAAGSMAAFRTRMMQVPGVRVHVVDTIGAGDAFTAGLIYGMLKQEIGSRMELLSWDGTQLPVILASSNHLAAITCTVEGASPPEQLLQAWWERYG